The following proteins come from a genomic window of Phycisphaerae bacterium:
- a CDS encoding electron transfer flavoprotein subunit beta, whose amino-acid sequence MDIIVLVKFVPDLVEDLEIDAQSGLLDRSFLRLIPNELDEHALEEALLLKERHGGTVTVITVDTGDVDESLYTAAAKGVDRLIKITGEGFDQGVTNQALAVIFQSVMGDMAFDLILTGTQAVDDLDGFVGAMLAERMGLPYVGYVTRVEAENGTMVARKEYPGGLNADIEVRQPAVLGIQAAEKPP is encoded by the coding sequence ATGGACATTATCGTTCTCGTCAAATTTGTTCCCGACCTGGTGGAAGATCTGGAGATCGACGCGCAGTCCGGTCTGCTGGATCGGAGCTTCTTGCGGCTGATCCCCAACGAGTTGGATGAGCATGCCCTCGAAGAGGCGTTGCTGCTGAAGGAGCGGCACGGCGGAACGGTTACCGTGATCACCGTCGATACCGGCGACGTGGACGAAAGCCTTTATACCGCTGCCGCCAAGGGCGTCGACCGGCTGATCAAGATCACCGGTGAGGGCTTCGATCAGGGCGTCACGAACCAGGCACTTGCCGTCATTTTTCAGAGCGTGATGGGAGACATGGCGTTTGATCTCATCCTGACCGGCACGCAGGCGGTTGACGATCTCGACGGCTTCGTCGGCGCGATGCTGGCCGAGCGCATGGGCCTTCCCTACGTCGGCTACGTCACCCGGGTGGAGGCGGAGAATGGGACGATGGTCGCACGCAAAGAGTATCCAGGCGGCCTGAATGCAGACATCGAGGTCCGTCAACCGGCCGTCCTTGGTATTCAAGCAGCCGAGAAGCCGCCC